The Iamia sp. SCSIO 61187 genomic sequence GTGCGGGCGACGGGCTCGGGGTCGCCGATGTCCCAGCCGAGCGGGGCCTTCTCGACCCACGGGCCCGACAGCTTCTCGAACCCGGGGATGCTGCGGGCGGCGACGGTCTTGAGCGGCCCGGCGGCGACCAGGTTGACCCGGATTCCGTCGGGACCGAGGTCGCGGGCGAGGTAGCGGGAGGCCGACTCCAGCCCGGCCTTGGCCACGCCCATCCAGTCGTAGGCCGGCCACGCCACCGAGGCGTCGAAGTCGAGGCCGACGACGCTCGACCCTCGCTGCAGCAGCGGCCGCACGGCCCGGGCCAGCGAGGCGAAGGAGTAGGTCGACACGTGGAGGGCGGTGGCGACGTCGTCCCAGCCGGCGCCGAGGAGGCCGTCGTCGTGGCCGAGGCAGGCCTCGGGGGCGAACCCGACGGCGTGGACGAGCCCGTCGAGGCGGTCCCACCGGTCGCCCAGGGTGGTGGCCAGGCGGTCGAGGTGGTCGGCGTCGGTGACGTCGAGCTCCAGCACGTCGACCGGGGTGGGCAGGCGCCGGGCCGCCCGCTCGGTGACGCTGAGGGCTCGACCGAACGACGTCAGG encodes the following:
- the fabI gene encoding enoyl-ACP reductase FabI, with amino-acid sequence MLLADRTVLVTGVLTPSSIAFGVARLAQEQGADVVLTSFGRALSVTERAARRLPTPVDVLELDVTDADHLDRLATTLGDRWDRLDGLVHAVGFAPEACLGHDDGLLGAGWDDVATALHVSTYSFASLARAVRPLLQRGSSVVGLDFDASVAWPAYDWMGVAKAGLESASRYLARDLGPDGIRVNLVAAGPLKTVAARSIPGFEKLSGPWVEKAPLGWDIGDPEPVARTVVALLSDWLPATTGEIVHVDGGAHAVGG